From a region of the Eretmochelys imbricata isolate rEreImb1 chromosome 6, rEreImb1.hap1, whole genome shotgun sequence genome:
- the UNC93B1 gene encoding protein unc-93 homolog B1 isoform X1, whose protein sequence is MESGGIVNPAIEKDPNHYQEAVGNGVAADRLVAGAGDVPGLDVGLDDFVGANPDYNEEEEERKYFRRKRLAVVKNVLAASLGGMLTYGVYLGLLQMQLILHYDETYREVKYSNMGLQDIDSKMLMGINVTPIVALLYTPILIRFFGTKWTMFLAVGIYALFVSTNYWERYYTLVPSAVAIGVAIVPLWASMGNYVTRMAQKYYEYMNYKEEHVQEQQRAPRGAYNAYIIAFQSLFYGCFHLSFVCAQMPMLFFLNSYLYDLNHTLCNVKNCGTLSKGMLPGFNATVLQSLPRSINLIIVESVLMGVAFLSMLMVLILCGSAYRPTEEIDLRSIGWGNIFQLPFKHMRDYRLRHLFPFFIYSGFEVLFVCTGFSLNYGVCAIGLEKLAYIIMAYGFSAAACSSLALSMLRLPRQAPLLAGAAAHAILLIGLFCWAPHPRVLDQAPLLYLVAALWGLGSALNKTSLSTLLGMLYQDKERQDFVFTIYHWWQALAIFVVYLWSGLPMKAKLSIMLLTLVASVLSYLWMEHKLGRHVLYRVPKIPKPRHKVRGYRYLEAENSDETGSEGESEQDSDSSQQEQAGPGGQRHQQKCAYEQALGEEDGENVG, encoded by the exons GTGGCATTGTGAACCCAGCGATAGAGAAGGACCCCAATCACTACCAGGAGGCCGTGGGCAACGGGGTGGCAGCTGACAGACTGGTGGCGGGAGCTGGTGACGTGCCTGGCCTGGATGTGGGG CTGGATGACTTTGTGGGCGCCAACCCCGACTAtaacgaggaggaggaggagcgcaAGTACTTCCGCCGCAAGCGCCTTGCCGTCGTCAAAAATGTGCTTGCAGCCAGCCTGGGCGGGATGCTGACCTATGGCGTCTACCTGG GCCTGCTGCAGATGCAGCTGATCCTGCACTACGACGAGACGTACCGGGAGGTGAAATACAGCAACATGGGGCTGCAGGACATCGACAGCAAGATGCTGATGGGCATCAATGTCACCCCCATTGTGGCTCTGCTCTACACGCCCATCCTCATCAG GTTCTTCGGCACCAAGTGGACCATGTTTCTGGCCGTGGGGATCTATGCCCTCTTCGTCTCCACCAACTACTGGGAGCGCTACTACACGCTGGTGCCCTCGGCCGTGGCCATCGGCGTGGCCATTGTGCCCCTCTGGGCCTCCATGGGCAACTACGTCACCCG GATGGCGCAGAAGTACTACGAATACATGAACTACAAGGAGGAGCATGTGCAGGAGCAGCAGCGTGCCCCACGTGGTGCCTACAACGCCTACATCATCGCCTTCCAGAGCCTCTTCTACGGCTGCTTCCAC CTGAGCTTCGTCTGCGCCCAGATGCCCATGCTTTTCTTCCTGAATTCGTACCTGTACGACCTGAACCACACGCTCTGCAATGTGAAGAACTGCG GCACACTGAGCAAAGGCATGCTCCCCGGCTTCAACGCCACCGTGCTGCAGAGCCTGCCACGCAGCATTAACCTCATCATCGTCGAGAGTGTGCTCATGGGCGTAGCCTTCCTCTCCATGCTCATG gtgcTGATCCTGTGCGGCTCGGCTTATCGCCCCACGGAGGAAATCGACCTGCGCAGCATCGGCTGGGGCAACATCTTCCAGCTGCCCTTCAAGCACATGCGGGACTATCGCCTGCGCCACCTCTTCCCCTTCTTCATCTACAGCGGCTTCGAGGTGCTCTTCGTCTGCACCGGCTTCTCCCTG AATTACGGCGTCTGCGCCATTGGCCTGGAGAAGCTGGCCTACATCATCATGGCCTATGGCTTCTCGGCCGCAGCTTGCTCCAGCCTGGCGCTGTCCATGCTGCGCCTGCCCCGCCAGGCCCCACTGCTGGCTGGAGCTGCCGCCCATGCCATCTTGCTCATCGGCCTGTTCTGCTGGGCACCCCACCCGCGTGTCCTGGACCAGGCCCCCCTGCTCTACCTGGTGGCAGCGCTTTGGGGGCTGGGCAGCGCCCTGAACAAGACCAGCCTCAGCA CGCTCCTGGGGATGCTGTACCAAGACAAGGAGCGCCAGGACTTCGTCTTCACCATCTACCACTGGTGGCAGGCGCTGGCCATCTTTGTGGTGTACCTGTGGTCGGGGCTGCCCATGAAG gccaAGCTGTCCATCATGCTGCTGACCCTGGTGGCCTCGGTGCTCTCCTACCTGTGGATGGAGCACAAGCTGGGGCGGCACGTGCTCTACCGCGTGCCCAAGATCCCCAAGCCGCGGCACAAGGTGCGGGGCTACCGCTACCTGGAGGCTGAGAACTCAGACGAGACGGGCTCGGAGGGGGAGTCTGAGCAGGACAGTGACAGCTCCCAGCAAGAGCAGGCAGGGCCCGGTGGGCAGCGGCACCAGCAGAAGTGTGCTTACGAGCAAgcactgggggaggaggatggggagaaCGTGGGCTAG
- the UNC93B1 gene encoding protein unc-93 homolog B1 isoform X2, producing the protein MASTWVWPAHCPPGVYLGLLQMQLILHYDETYREVKYSNMGLQDIDSKMLMGINVTPIVALLYTPILIRFFGTKWTMFLAVGIYALFVSTNYWERYYTLVPSAVAIGVAIVPLWASMGNYVTRMAQKYYEYMNYKEEHVQEQQRAPRGAYNAYIIAFQSLFYGCFHLSFVCAQMPMLFFLNSYLYDLNHTLCNVKNCGTLSKGMLPGFNATVLQSLPRSINLIIVESVLMGVAFLSMLMVLILCGSAYRPTEEIDLRSIGWGNIFQLPFKHMRDYRLRHLFPFFIYSGFEVLFVCTGFSLNYGVCAIGLEKLAYIIMAYGFSAAACSSLALSMLRLPRQAPLLAGAAAHAILLIGLFCWAPHPRVLDQAPLLYLVAALWGLGSALNKTSLSTLLGMLYQDKERQDFVFTIYHWWQALAIFVVYLWSGLPMKAKLSIMLLTLVASVLSYLWMEHKLGRHVLYRVPKIPKPRHKVRGYRYLEAENSDETGSEGESEQDSDSSQQEQAGPGGQRHQQKCAYEQALGEEDGENVG; encoded by the exons ATGGCGTCTACCTGGGTATGGCCCGCCCACTGCCCCCCAGGCGTCTACCTGG GCCTGCTGCAGATGCAGCTGATCCTGCACTACGACGAGACGTACCGGGAGGTGAAATACAGCAACATGGGGCTGCAGGACATCGACAGCAAGATGCTGATGGGCATCAATGTCACCCCCATTGTGGCTCTGCTCTACACGCCCATCCTCATCAG GTTCTTCGGCACCAAGTGGACCATGTTTCTGGCCGTGGGGATCTATGCCCTCTTCGTCTCCACCAACTACTGGGAGCGCTACTACACGCTGGTGCCCTCGGCCGTGGCCATCGGCGTGGCCATTGTGCCCCTCTGGGCCTCCATGGGCAACTACGTCACCCG GATGGCGCAGAAGTACTACGAATACATGAACTACAAGGAGGAGCATGTGCAGGAGCAGCAGCGTGCCCCACGTGGTGCCTACAACGCCTACATCATCGCCTTCCAGAGCCTCTTCTACGGCTGCTTCCAC CTGAGCTTCGTCTGCGCCCAGATGCCCATGCTTTTCTTCCTGAATTCGTACCTGTACGACCTGAACCACACGCTCTGCAATGTGAAGAACTGCG GCACACTGAGCAAAGGCATGCTCCCCGGCTTCAACGCCACCGTGCTGCAGAGCCTGCCACGCAGCATTAACCTCATCATCGTCGAGAGTGTGCTCATGGGCGTAGCCTTCCTCTCCATGCTCATG gtgcTGATCCTGTGCGGCTCGGCTTATCGCCCCACGGAGGAAATCGACCTGCGCAGCATCGGCTGGGGCAACATCTTCCAGCTGCCCTTCAAGCACATGCGGGACTATCGCCTGCGCCACCTCTTCCCCTTCTTCATCTACAGCGGCTTCGAGGTGCTCTTCGTCTGCACCGGCTTCTCCCTG AATTACGGCGTCTGCGCCATTGGCCTGGAGAAGCTGGCCTACATCATCATGGCCTATGGCTTCTCGGCCGCAGCTTGCTCCAGCCTGGCGCTGTCCATGCTGCGCCTGCCCCGCCAGGCCCCACTGCTGGCTGGAGCTGCCGCCCATGCCATCTTGCTCATCGGCCTGTTCTGCTGGGCACCCCACCCGCGTGTCCTGGACCAGGCCCCCCTGCTCTACCTGGTGGCAGCGCTTTGGGGGCTGGGCAGCGCCCTGAACAAGACCAGCCTCAGCA CGCTCCTGGGGATGCTGTACCAAGACAAGGAGCGCCAGGACTTCGTCTTCACCATCTACCACTGGTGGCAGGCGCTGGCCATCTTTGTGGTGTACCTGTGGTCGGGGCTGCCCATGAAG gccaAGCTGTCCATCATGCTGCTGACCCTGGTGGCCTCGGTGCTCTCCTACCTGTGGATGGAGCACAAGCTGGGGCGGCACGTGCTCTACCGCGTGCCCAAGATCCCCAAGCCGCGGCACAAGGTGCGGGGCTACCGCTACCTGGAGGCTGAGAACTCAGACGAGACGGGCTCGGAGGGGGAGTCTGAGCAGGACAGTGACAGCTCCCAGCAAGAGCAGGCAGGGCCCGGTGGGCAGCGGCACCAGCAGAAGTGTGCTTACGAGCAAgcactgggggaggaggatggggagaaCGTGGGCTAG